The DNA region NNNNNNNNNNNNNNNNNNNNNNNNNNNNNNNNNNNNNNNNNNNNNNNNNNNNNNNNNNNNNNNNNNNNNNNNNNNNNNNNNNNNNNNNNNNNNNNNNNNNNNNNNNNNNNNNNNNNNNNNNNNNNNNNNNNNNNNNNNNNNNNNNNNNNNNNNNNNNNNNNNNNNNNNNNNNNNNNNNNNNNNNNNNNNNNNNNNNNNNNNNNNNNNNNNNNATATTTCTTGTAATTcttcttatatattatattcgTGGTCATATTCTTCggaataaatatttttatatatgtcCACATTTACAgatataatttaatatacaCTGTATTAcaaacataaaaatatatatatatatatatatatatatatatatatatatatatatatgccAAGATCatttgttataataatataacatctctttgatatatatatatatatatatatatatatatatatatataggtggacttaaattttaatgtgtaaaaatatatatattttttttcttttttcataaagcttaatttatttatctacttattttaattattcTGAAGAAGCCTTCTTCAAATATTCGATTAAATCTGCTCTTTCCTTTTCTTTCTTAATACCAGCGAAAATCATTTTAGTACCCGGAATATACAATTTAGGGTTTAACaaatattcaaataaatgTTTATCTGACCATATAATACCTGAATTTTTATTAGCATCTGAATAAGGAAAATCGGAGTCTCCTGATTTTCTTCCATAAAATCCGTGCAAGTTAGGGCCTTGCTTCACAGCACCACctatacaaaaaaatttaaaaaaaaataaaaatataaaaaatataatctTTAGAAACTTATATATCTATGCACACAATAAAAGTcagataaaataaatatatattaatataaatttacacataaatatatatatatatatatatatatatttatatatatataatattctttaagtctatattattaaacaTACCCTTATTTATTGTATGACACTGAGCACATTTTGCTTTAAAAAGCTTAGCGCCTTTTTTATAGTCACCTTCAGGAACTTGTACTTGTGGTTCAGGCCTTGAcatttttctatatattcttttataaaatatataattttttttatttttataaattataaatatacaaatatttatttatatatatatataatatttagTACTTTCCCCtcaaataataacatttaaaataaaaaatatattatatatatatatatatatatatatatatatatatatataattttcaaaGAGTGaccatattattattcatagaatatattaaaaaaaaaaattttcacAGGGTGgaaaatatttcatatataaataatatatatattatgttttatatattttaatatgtagtgaaaaaaaaaaaatttaattccacttattttattttaagaggattatgaaaaaataaaataaaaatgtttcttaattacattattatatatcatatattataatgtaatttattttttcttttcttcGAAGTGTTATGATGTAATATATCAATACTGATAATAGTTAACagtataatatatacttttatgAGTTctcataaatatatctatatacatatttatatatatatatataataaaatataacatGCACTATATAATGTTcagaaaaataaataaataacacatactatatataatattttggAATTCcttaaaaattttttattaaatattataaaaaaatatatatatatatttatttaaaagCCATATTAgcatattttataaaattttatttatataggaaaacacataatatatcaaaGTTTTCTTATNNNNNNNNNNNNNNNNNNNNNNNNNNNNNNNNNNNNNNNNNNNNNNNNNNNNNNNNNNNNNNNNNNNNNNNNNNNNNNNNNNNNNNNNNNNNNNNNNNNNNNNNNNNNNNNNNNNNNNNNNNNNNNNNNNNNNNNNNNNNNNNNNNNNNNNNNNNNNNNNNNNNNNNNNNNNNNNNNNNNNNNNNNNNNNNNNNNNNNNNNNNNNNNNNNNNNNNNNNNNNNNNNNNNNNNNNNNNNNNNNNNNNNNNNNNNNNNNNNNNNNNNNNNNNNNNNNNNNNNNNNNNNNNNNNNNNNNNNNNNNNNNNNNNNNNNNNNNNNNNNNNNNNNNNNNNNNNNNNNNNNNNNNNNNNNNNNNNNNNNNNNNNNNNNNNNNNNNNNNNNNNNNNNNNNNNNNNNNNNNNNNNNNNNNNNNNNNNNNNNNNNNNNNNNNNNNNNNNNNNNNNNNNNNNNNNNNNNNNNNNNNNNNNNNNNNNNNNNNNNNNNNNNNNNNNNNNNNNNNNNNNNNNNNNNNNNNNNNNNNNNNNNNTAcaattttatttgaaatatgttttataatatctttagattcattatcatttttattatatatacatacatatatatatatatatatatatatatatatatatatataatataataaatatatttttatacgTGTGCCATTTTATGTCGTAAAAATTAATCCGctttaaatttatttcGTTTCATGGTTTCTATAACCTCACACTTTTTATGACGTTACATAAGAAAAGcttattcatattttgtacataagaaaattaaaaattttaaaatgGAGCCcctttaaaaaaaaaaaatatatatatatatattataatgtctatatatgtatttaaaaatgagagtataaaaaacataataaaatatttcttttaaatataagTAATATCTTCAATTTTAAATctcaaataaataagaataataattaacGGAATGATTTTATTACACAACATTTCAAGGTTTGATCTTTTTCCCTATGTCATTTATTGagtattaatatatcaaaaaaaatatttatatacttatttttttgtataatatatatatatatatatatatatatttatttatatatatattttcctctaagacattattattttttcaataatTCAAGGTGGTATATTCAAGCACATATATTTTCGATTATACGATCGtcttttaaaaagaaaagaaacAATTATATTTCCTATTTTCCGATTTGCTCTTTcgctttttttttttttttttttttttttttttttttttttttttttttttttttttttttttttttttgtattttcaCTTTATGTcttaatataattaaaaaaaaaaaaaaaaaatataaatataacattaaaaaatatataaagaaaacatatatatatctctttttttatgtttatttttataaatcaATGATCTCAAATAGGACATACTggaattattatatatatatatatatttatgtcttttgataattttttttctcgcacacaaatattttaataataatgaatataaataaaaattatttttacaaaaataacatcaaaaggaaaaaaaggaatatataaatattatatatataaataaatgttttacttgtatttttttattataaatatatatataaatataaaaagtgcatacatatatatattatatacatatatatctttaCCGTCTTATAAATTCCTActaattaaaaaaataacataaataaCACCGAAAAAGTAAAACgaaataaatttttaaaagaatatgaaattaatactataaaaaattatttatttctcatttaaatttaaatatatacttttatttaattGTACCTAGGGAAAAAAAGTTAGatggaaatataaaaattaataaaatgaataacttttaaaaaatataattaaataaaaataatatataaatatatatatataattatatatataggaCTATTAAAATGGCGAATAGTTCAGACAATAAACCTGAAGCAACTGAAACGATGCATGAAAACGGTGCAACCAAAAATGACAAggaaaatgataaaaatgaaaataaaacaacagatctaaatgaaaaaaataaaactCATACTGTTAATACTAACGTAAATCATTTATCAAGtgaatatgaaaaaaaatacgTACAAGAATCTTACAGTTTTACATTTGACAAAAGCTTATTTGCAGCACCAAAGGTAAACaaataatacaatataatataatattatatagtacatatatatatttatttattttatttattttacttttttttttttttttttttttttagtttCATCCATATTTCatgatgaaaaattatacgGTTCATTATATGGACCCTATAATTAAAAAGGCAAAAGCTAAAAAGTACACATGTTGTTGTAATTAGGAGGATGTGTACatattacaaaatatattgtaaaaataaaaatgagagaaaaaaattacattatataaaactATTTATCTTGGAATAATAACttatacattatatatttgtattattatataaattttttttttgtgaagtataaaaaataaaacattgTAAAATATGGTTCATTTTTCTTATGTATcattaatttataaataaatatatataaaacaaaattataaatatagtattatatatatatgtattttttaaaaaaataagttTTTAACCATgtacaataatatatgtagaTTGATTTATGATCAAAACAATACTTAGGAcgtatattatatatacataagtatattttttaatatatgtctttttcttttttaaatatattagttattattatatttaatgtttattatatatatatatatgtttatatttatatatttacataattataaattgTGATGTTTTCCAATTTCTATATTATcaaagaaaatatttatgttctattttaattaaaatattcaaagTACTGTTTTTGtaaaataacatataaaataattataagaatattagctatatatttatatatagtataaatatatttattgaatgaaacaataaaaatactgcccattatttatatatatatatatatatttttttttttttttttttttttggcTAGCACATACGTATTTGAAATGGTTgtacataaataaaaatcatattattctcaaaatatattctcttttccattattaaaaaaaaaaaattaaattatattaaattaaaataaaataaaataaatttgattcatttttatgttatattcCTCATTATATTGTATACTATTATGAATTAATAAACGTCTACATGATATATGCATCAAAAATGAATAGATCATAGGATTAATCCATAGCATATATTTCGATAcccaaaaaaaaaaaaaaaaaaaaaaaaaaaaaaaaaaaaaaaaaaaaaaaaaaaaaaaaaaaaacaaaaaggattaaaaaaaaaaaaaaaaatacatatggctatttaaaaaaaaaaaaaaaaaaatacatatggctatttaaaaaaaaaaaaaaagattatatatagctatttatataaaagtaacaaccaaaaaaattttttaaaaaaaattgtctttttttaattttcttaattattaatagaTTATTTgacaaatattatatatttttataattattaatatactttaatttttattttaataagtttatatttttattttattttttaatattcataaataatataacatcAATTCTACTTATTGAgaaatattcatttttccccttttctttattttttattttttttataaaagtgaacaattacataaatatatttttgaatattttcttttcctttctttaatttcatcttttttttttttttttgttttttcctatattaatttttacTATAACAAAtttacttatatataaagatgaaaaaatatacatgTTTCTTTCTTTTAACACTCCTTCTTACGTTAGCATACGGTAAAGGGGTAAGAAACAAATCCGAAAATAGGACTTCATATGTTCATTACCAcaataatagtaatataaGGAACTATTCAGCTGTAGATATATTCTCACCTAAAAAAACTGGAAAGGAATGCATTAAATGTCTCCCAGATAATTTTTGTGAATGCGAATGTAgttgtaaaaataaaacagGTTTTTCAATGAAATATAGACATGCAAGTAAGGGATCTAAGAGATATCGTAAAAAAATGACAAAGACATCTTCACGTTCCAGACAATGTAATGACTTGCCACTTGAAAAATCAGAACAAGGAACTGAACCGGAATTGGAACCTGAAGTCGAACCTGAAGTAGAACCAGAAGTAGAACCAGAAGTTGAACCAGAAGTAGAACCAGAAGTCGAACCTGAAGTCGAGCCCGAAGTAGAACCAGAGGTTGACCCCGAAGTTGATCCAGAAACCGACGAAGGAACAGGATcagaaaataaaataactGAATGCTATTCCTCCTGCAAAAGTGTTACAGGAGTCCAAACAGAAGAATGTAGTTGTTCTTGCTCATGTTaagttataatatataataaaaaaaaagaaagcAAGAAAATGgttaatataaataaatgaatcTAATCAgaatttttaatttgtacaaaagaataattgatatataaatatttttatttggATGAATATAGtaaatatcatttttttaataattaatagttcatacatattatatcttgcttgtttatttttaagaaaaaagaaataattcatttattctgtttatatatacacatatatatatatatattaaatatgttATCCCGTCAAATATGTACTTCTTATCACAAATAAACAAATTTAAACATATTctaatattttgttttcaTTCTTTGTGTTTAcactatatatatatatatatatatgtatgtatgtatacttttttttttgttacataatttttatttttatatatatacaatatttaCCAATGTACTAACACCACGAATGTTCATAAATAACACATAACATGAAAAACATTTTAAGTTAATTGttgaatattttaacaATCATGACATACACATAAAAGATATAGcaaccaaaaaaaaaatatatatatatattttaatatatatatgaataaatgttagaatatattatatgtgtgtagtatttaaaataatatatatatatatatatatatttagtACTATAAAGtttaattttaaaacatGAAAAGATTTACAAAGCAGGAGAAACCATAGGAAgattattaataatatttattatatatttttgaaaaataaaaaataattaaaatggaaatttataaaatataattatttatataattacataattattaataagattcatatatattacacTATAAcgtatatattaaattttatcTTATTATCTTATAGTGCgcataaaaaaaaaaaaaaaaaaaaaaaaaaagaaattaaattttttatcaatacatatatatgaataatacatataataattttcatatatatatatatatatattttattgtgtatatgtattttttattttattaaaataattcattataataaaactaacatatatatatatatatgataagtataatatatatttaatatgtgTATGTTTAAAAAAGCAAATAAATTAAGATGCCTCCgataatttataaaagtCCTCTACCTGTTCGATTAAAAGCACCCAAAGGTAGAATAACACCTTTGAATGGACcagatataaaaattggGAAATCATTAATAGCTGCTTGTCCAAAAAGAATAAGAGGAGAAAAATTAGCTGAAATGAAACAAAcaataagaaaatatttaggaaagaaaaaagaatattttattgatGTTCATGCAACTTATAGTGTAACAAAAAAACCTGATGGAACAAAAATGGGACAAGGTAAAGGAATTATTGATCATTTTGTTGCTAGAGTACCATCAGGAAAAACTATTTTTTCTATACCTACCATAAGTCCATTCAATACATTAGGGTTTGATGATCCTGTATATAGAGTATTAAAAAAAGCAGCAGCAAAAGTAGGTATACCTTGTGTATTTAGAacacaaaataatttattcagagttcataatattaaatatatatcacaacaaaaagtaaaaaatgACCAACTCAAACATTTTAATCAATTTAAATCAAAATTGtttcaaaaaaaagatgaagTTTAAAAGGGTTATCCACAAAAGTTTTtcaaattaaatatatatatatatatatatatttattcattttattcataacattatattttattcttagaaaaaaaatatatatggtatatttaaaatatcatatatttgaataatataaaaataattacctaaattaaaatatttcatttttataaagttattataaaatgaagaaataatcaaaacctatttttttgtttcatatttttatatataaattctataacaataacaaaaaagaagatattTACATTACATACgtgaataaaatatatatatatatatatatatatatatatatatataatatatatattaatattttgcgtattaaaattgtatatacaattatatatttttataatatgtatattaatttatttatttacaacacccttttaattaataaaaaaaaaaaaaaagaaaaaaaacagttattttatattattattatatacataatttatttattacattaagaaataaaaaaaaataaaagaatatagaaaaaaatataaatatatttaaagatgttccttttatttgaataaataaacatttccaaaaaaaagtaattttttattttttttctatttttacagaagataaaaaataaaatcaacatgtattaaattaataaataaaatatattttttattaatataaataaatataaatatatatatatatatatatatatattgttgTTGATATACAAACTATACAGAATGATTGAACAAAAAGaagataattatataacaaataagaaggaagaagaaaataaaacCAACAAAAAAATCATCCATATTAAAGatgaacaaataaataaaaaagagaaaaaaaagaaaaaaaagaaagaaaagaaaaaaacgGAGGGGAAATCTGTAACtaaagaaataaatgaaaCGAGCAATTTAAGtttatattcaaatatatatgaagagaacaaacacaaaaaaaataaaaatataaaggaaAAGGAAAATGACAAATTGGATAATATTAAGGAGAGGtccaaaaaaaagaataaaaaaaagaaggataaaaaattaacaaataatgatgaaatGAATGATGACGATATTATAAGTGATCATGACGATGATATTGTATATGACCatgatgatattataaGTGATCATGATGACCACATTAtagatgataataataatacacaattaaaaaataatgatagtattattattaataataataataataaagtaACACCATTCGATTATGAAAGACTAATAGCCTcggaaaaaaataagagCGCTATTTGGATCAGTTATATCGCTTTTTATTtagaacaaaataatttagaAG from Plasmodium gaboni strain SY75 chromosome 14, whole genome shotgun sequence includes:
- a CDS encoding putative mitochondrial ribosomal protein L16 precursor; protein product: MPPIIYKSPLPVRLKAPKGRITPLNGPDIKIGKSLIAACPKRIRGEKLAEMKQTIRKYLGKKKEYFIDVHATYSVTKKPDGTKMGQGKGIIDHFVARVPSGKTIFSIPTISPFNTLGFDDPVYRVLKKAAAKVGIPCVFRTQNNLFRVHNIKYISQQKVKNDQLKHFNQFKSKLFQKKDEV
- a CDS encoding secreted ookinete adhesive protein; this translates as MKKYTCFFLLTLLLTLAYGKGVRNKSENRTSYVHYHNNSNIRNYSAVDIFSPKKTGKECIKCLPDNFCECECSCKNKTGFSMKYRHASKGSKRYRKKMTKTSSRSRQCNDLPLEKSEQGTEPELEPEVEPEVEPEVEPEVEPEVEPEVEPEVEPEVEPEVDPEVDPETDEGTGSENKITECYSSCKSVTGVQTEECSCSCSC
- a CDS encoding hypothetical protein (conserved Plasmodium protein, unknown function); translation: MANSSDNKPEATETMHENGATKNDKENDKNENKTTDLNEKNKTHTVNTNVNHLSSEYEKKYVQESYSFTFDKSLFAAPKFHPYFMMKNYTVHYMDPIIKKAKAKKYTCCCN